The following coding sequences are from one Chitinimonas sp. BJYL2 window:
- a CDS encoding VOC family protein → MQARLSFLTLGVADLARAQTFYSQTLGWPLSPKSQPGVAFYQLNGFVLALFPAAELAKDAGLDATTTGHSRIALAYNVAERDQVDALLAELSAKGATITRPAEDAFWGGRNGYFADPDGYVWEVAWNPGGYLDAAGNFYFDAAATTPPSRVFHSE, encoded by the coding sequence ATGCAAGCACGCCTGAGCTTCCTGACCCTCGGTGTCGCCGATCTGGCCCGCGCCCAGACTTTCTACAGCCAGACACTCGGCTGGCCGTTATCGCCCAAAAGCCAGCCCGGAGTGGCGTTTTACCAGCTTAATGGCTTTGTGCTGGCCCTGTTCCCTGCGGCTGAACTGGCCAAGGATGCAGGGCTGGATGCCACCACGACCGGCCACTCGCGCATTGCGCTGGCCTACAACGTGGCTGAACGTGATCAGGTGGATGCGCTGCTGGCAGAACTCTCCGCCAAGGGCGCGACGATTACGCGCCCGGCGGAGGATGCTTTCTGGGGTGGCCGTAACGGTTACTTTGCCGACCCCGATGGCTATGTGTGGGAAGTGGCCTGGAACCCCGGCGGCTATCTGGATGCCGCCGGGAATTTCTATTTCGATGCCGCCGCAACGACCCCGCCATCGCGTGTTTTCCACAGCGAGTAG